The following proteins come from a genomic window of Lolium rigidum isolate FL_2022 chromosome 5, APGP_CSIRO_Lrig_0.1, whole genome shotgun sequence:
- the LOC124652581 gene encoding PAN domain-containing protein At5g03700-like: MRREFECRRDPATNVVVAAALFFVACAALLVEEACGGEEPVTELSNGFTATHSADAPGRFEPFLYATNGVFALGFLRVGASSLDLAVVHLPSSFPLWRATPARLADWSRPATLSFDGRLVLATGPGAGAVLWSTLNVVGDNVKLLNSSELIIRLFDERGTPWRSFNSPSDTLVLDQNFTLSTPPLISENRRFALRLGKTYMALHMEFYGGRTRPMYWQHTALMAQPENGTEPPVYGCLDGRGFFGLYLQGGSGNESVDRIAFDTFPRNLIGAFRRMTLDDDGNLRAYYWTDGSKDWTSDYQAISGQCELPTSCGAYGLCVPGQAACQCLVNSTTDGTTSPPCAAVETTDLCGAGQMFDVVRRSRVSLAYKERVPFQTYKTVAECEESCAEDCTCWGALYNGASGYCYLIGFPVETVVYEADDRKVGYFKVRKAQQSAARARTMSPGATAATVVLSLVLAVAGAYVGYWLWERRRRRRAGGVGMEQELTPRPYRDLKSMDSSNNSFKS; this comes from the coding sequence ATGAGGAGGGAATTCGAATGCAGGCGTGATCCGGCGACCAACGTCGTCGTCGCGGCGGCGCTATTCTTCGTTGCATGTGCGGCGCTCCTGGTGGAGGAAGCCTGCGGCGGGGAAGAGCCGGTGACGGAGCTGTCCAACGGCTTCACCGCGACGCATTCCGCGGACGCGCCGGGGCGGTTCGAGCCTTTTCTCTACGCGACCAACGGCGTCTTCGCCCTCGGCTTCCTCCGCGTCGGCGCGTCCTCGCTGGACCTCGCCGTGGTCCACCTCCCTTCGTCCTTCCCGCTCTGGCGCGCCACGCCGGCACGCCTCGCCGACTGGTCGCGCCCGGCCACGCTCTCCTTCGACGGCCGCCTGGTCCTCGCCACCGGCCCCGGGGCAGGAGCCGTGCTGTGGAGCACCCTCAACGTCGTCGGCGACAACGTGAAGCTCCTCAACTCCTCCGAACTCATCATCCGGCTCTTCGACGAGCGCGGCACGCCGTGGCGGAGCTTCAACAGCCCGTCGGACACGCTGGTGCTGGACCAGAACTTCACCCTGTCCACGCCGCCGCTCATCTCCGAGAACCGCCGCTTCGCGCTGCGGCTCGGCAAGACGTACATGGCGCTGCACATGGAGTTCTACGGCGGGCGCACGAGGCCCATGTACTGGCAGCACACGGCCCTCATGGCCCAGCCGGAGAACGGCACGGAGCCGCCGGTGTACGGCTGCTTGGACGGCCGGGGCTTCTTCGGGCTCTACCTTCAAGGCGGCAGCGGCAACGAGAGCGTCGACAGGATCGCGTTCGACACCTTCCCCCGGAACCTCATCGGCGCCTTCCGGCGGATGACGCTGGACGACGACGGAAACCTCCGCGCCTACTACTGGACCGACGGCTCCAAGGACTGGACATCCGACTACCAGGCCATCTCGGGCCAGTGCGAGCTGCCAACCTCCTGCGGCGCCTACGGCCTGTGCGTCCCCGGACAAGCTGCGTGCCAGTGCCTCGTCAACAGCACCACTGACGGAACTACCtccccgccgtgcgccgccgtggAGACCACCGACCTCTGCGGCGCAGGGCAGATGTTCGACGTGGTGCGGCGGAGCCGGGTGTCGCTGGCGTACAAGGAACGGGTGCCGTTTCAGACGTACAAGACGGTAGCGGAATGCGAGGAGTCGTGCGCTGAAGATTGCACCTGCTGGGGCGCGCTGTACAACGGCGCGAGCGGGTACTGCTACCTCATCGGCTTCCCCGTGGAGACGGTGGTGTACGAGGCCGACGACCGGAAGGTGGGCTACTTCAAGGTCAGGAAGGCGCAGCAGAGCGCGGCGCGGGCGCGTACCATGTCGCCCGGCGCGACCGCCGCGACGGTCGTGCTGTCGCTGGTGCTGGCCGTCGCCGGGGCGTACGTGGGGTACTGGCTGTgggagcgccggcgccggcgacgggcCGGCGGTGTGGGGATGGAGCAGGAGCTGACGCCGCGACCGTACAGAGACCTCAAGTCCATGGACAGCTCCAACAACTCATTCAAATCGTGA